One Leptospira wolffii serovar Khorat str. Khorat-H2 genomic window, GCATAACCGAAATAGGACCAATAAGGATCTACGGTGCTGATCCAGTAAAAGACTCCGAAAAATAGAAGGGAAAGAATTCCTAAAACCGATATCTCCGTATTTGAAACGTTTCCTTTCAGAAAGAGTTTTTCTCTTCCGAATAGAAAGGTTCCGAAAAGGAAAAAACTTAGGTCATAAACGAATTGTACCGGCTCTATATTCAGGTATTTTTCGTCCTTTAGGAAAAAGTAATTGATTCCGCAAGTGAATAGGGCGCTCCAAAGTCCGGCGATCAAAAGAGCCTCCCATTTTCGTGTGGGATCCGCTTCCGAATTCTCCTCTCCGTATCTGGAAATCGGGAGTATCCATGTGCGGATACGGGAGGTCAGGGGACGTATCCCCAAATACAGAAAAGTATACAGCGCCAAGTATTCTATGAACCAAAGGTGAGAAGGGGCCGGGTTCTTGAGTAGGAACTCTTCCCATAGGAATCGGAAATAATTTCCTTGGTATCCTTCCTGTAACGCATTTACATAATATTGCATCGGAGCGAAAAGGATGATTCCCGGGATTAAGGGTAGAATGATTCGTAACCCCCTGAGTCTTAGGAATTCCTTCAAGCTTTTGGAAAGAAAAGTTCTCTCGGTGAAGTATCCGGATAGAACGAAGAATAGAGGCATTCGGAATAGATGCACCCATTCTCCGAACACGTCGAATGCGACGGATCTCTCTTCGTTTCTAAGAGG contains:
- a CDS encoding acyltransferase family protein — its product is MSLNRTAPSPQARLDYLDNLRSFALLLGLAFHVAIVYAAVIIYPLRNEERSVAFDVFGEWVHLFRMPLFFVLSGYFTERTFLSKSLKEFLRLRGLRIILPLIPGIILFAPMQYYVNALQEGYQGNYFRFLWEEFLLKNPAPSHLWFIEYLALYTFLYLGIRPLTSRIRTWILPISRYGEENSEADPTRKWEALLIAGLWSALFTCGINYFFLKDEKYLNIEPVQFVYDLSFFLFGTFLFGREKLFLKGNVSNTEISVLGILSLLFFGVFYWISTVDPYWSYFGYAGIGIRILHIFLKCLGGWIWIVFFIRIFQRFASGTNSLSAYLREASLPVYLIHHPISLGIGFLVVETGFSIWLKFTLHIVLVYAVTFALYHFVIRGSNFWLTVLGNRGLSFGKKNRTVA